The following DNA comes from Lentibacillus sp. Marseille-P4043.
GGATTTTGTTTATAAACAGATTCAGCAGCCAATGAACCTAACTCTGATTGTGCACCGTGAAATAACACATTTACAAATGAAATATTTGCCTCTCCTGAATCAACATAATCACTTACTAGTTGTGGGAAAAAGTTTTCTCCCCAAATCTTACAAGCAGGGCACATAAAATCTCCAAATTCAACAATTGATACGGGAGCATCTGTGTCTCCATATGTAGGCTGTCCCTCAGTTGACGGCTGGTTATCAAACGTTTTTCCTTCCTCTGAATCAGAGTCAGAACTTTTGTTGCTGATGACAATTAAAGCGACAATTATTGCAATAACAATTAACGTTATAATTACAATAAATTTAAATGGCGATTTTTTACTATTCATCGAAACACCTCTCATTATTCGTATGTAACGTTTATTTTATCATTAAAACTGACAAAAGTTGACTCAATGATATTTTGTTCAAACAATTATCATAAACTAAGTTGTTGCATATCCATTCGAAATTGCTAATATGACAGTAACAAACTATCTGTGTGATGTCTACTTGAACACGATGACAGATCTTTGTCCCATAAAACCTTTTTATCTAATGAAAAATATGTAATAATAGTAGTAATTATCTAAATTTTGAAAGGTTGACAGCTGAATGGACAAATTAAATCAAGCGAAAGAAAATTTAAATGGTGTAATTTTTGGTAAAGAAGAGGTTATTGATTTATTAGTTATTGCCTTGCTTTCACAGGGGCATGTTCTGCTCGAGAGTGTACCTGGTACGGGTAAAACTAAACTGGCGAAAAGTTTTGCAAAGGTGATAGATGGGAAATTTAGCCGGGTGCAATTTACTCCGGATGTTTTACCAAGTGATGTCACAGGAATTCGTTTCTTTAATCCAAAAACACAGGAATTTGAACTTCGTGTCGGACCAGTTGTAACAAATATTTTACTGGCAGATGAAATTAATCGTGCAACTCCCAAAACACAATCAAGTCTATTGGAAGTAATGGAAGAATATCAAACGACGATTGACGGGGAAACGGTACAAGTAAATACACCATTTCTAGTTATTGCGACGCAAAATCCGGTAGAGAGCAATTATGGTACATTTCCATTACCCGAAGCACAACTGGACCGTTTCTTATTTAAAATTGATTTAGGCTACCCAACAAATGAAGAGGAAAAACGTATTCTACATACATATCGGGAAGATGATCCTTTTGAAAAACTGGAAGCATCCTTGTCATTAGAGGAGATCGGCTCATTGCAAGAAGAAATAAAACACGTAACTGTTTCAGAGGTGGTAGCTGATTATTTGCTGGCATTAGTACAGCATTCACGTGACCATGCTGATGTTGAACTGGGAATAAGTCCGCGGGGAACGCTTGCTTTCATGCGGGCGGCACAGGCTCGGGCATTAATACATTCTAGAGATTATGTCACTCCAGACGATGTAAAAGTATTAATCCCGTATGTGTTTGAACATCGTCTCATTTTATCGATGGAAGGCTCAATTAAAAAGACATCCCTACAAGTTGTGGAGGAGATCATAGCAGATGTAGAAGTTCCCGTTGAAGTTGGAGTCGAGCAAGCATGATGTGGCAAAAAGAATTCGGTTCGACAAATAGTAAAAATAATGACTATTTGCTAGCAGCAATAGTTGTGTTGATTGCGATTAGTTTCTTCTTTAAAAAGCCAGTACTGTTTCTGCTAGTTGGCTTATTTACCGCTTTTCTCGTGTTAAACAAATGGTATGGTAAAAAAATCGGTGAAAAACTGGAGTTAAAAAATAACCGTCAAGTGATACGTCTATTTCCTGGTGATGAAACGAAGATGACCTTTGAATTTCAAAACCGTTCCATTTTCCCAATCGTCAATGGGGAATTTCAGTTTCAAACAGAACCAGCTATTCAGGCAACTAAATATGTTGAATCAACAAGTAAGTATTGGAATCAATTCCACATGCCATTATCTGTGATTGGTAAAGGAAAGGTAACGATTACACTGCCGATTCAAGCGGAGAAACGGGGAACATCAAGAGTGAAAAATATCCAATATAGATTTCCCCATTTATTCAACTTTGATACAGTGACATTAAAGTATAATCCGTTCTTTTATATGGAATATGTTGTTTTTCCAAAACCACTTCCAGTAAATGGACTAGAATTATTATCTTACGTGACACCTGGCTCACAACAGATGAACTTCTCCCCGTTTGAAGATGTGCAAAGCCCACGTGGAACAAGAGCGTATAGCTATAGTGACCCATTCCACAGGATAAATTGGAAGGCAAGTGCGAAAACGCAGGAGTTACAAACGAATGTTTATGATAGGGTGGTTGATATGTCCTATGTATTTATCGTTAATCTTGGGATTAAGCAAGGACATAGTAATACAGGACAGCTTAATAAAGATTTGGAAAAATTACTCGCATATACGGCATATCTATGTCAATATGCGACCGAAAAAGGAATTCCGTATCAAATTGCGATTAATGCACGAAAGCCTGGTAAAACGCCATATGTAGTCATGCCAGAAGGGGAAGGAAAGACACATTATGTTCAGGCACTGGAGATGTTAGCACACATTCATCCACAGGCAATGGTTGTCCCGTTTACGCAAATGTTATTTCGGGTTGGACAGAATTTTTCCAAACCAAAAACAATTATTATCATTGGTGAACTTCCAGTTGAAGCTAATCAGATTATCGATAAATGGAAGCAAAAGCATATCTTTCATGTGGAATCAACTAAAGATGGCGCTTTTATGAATCGATGGGCAAAGGATGGGCTTGATCATGCAAAATAAACACCCTATTATAGCATATGCGTATCATTTTATGAGCGAAGCCATCATCTTATTTTTTATATGCCTACCTATTATGAATTATTATTATCAGTGGGTCCCATATGGGCTTTATTTAGCTTTGGTTCTCGGGAGTTGTATACTCTTTTCTGTTTATACACGGTTTATGAATAGTTATTTGCCGTATATCGTCACTGCACCTGGTCTAATCGCAATCTTTATTATATGCGGGTTTCCAATCGGCTTAAGCATTGTTTTGCCTGCTGTTTTAACTTGGAGTTACATTAATATACGTGGTGAAACGATTTTAGAGCGAGAAAATACATATATTAGAATTACCTTAGTGCTAGGTACTGGATTTATGCTATTACTAAATGATTATCAAATTATCGTGTATACTTTCTTGCAGTTTTTAATGATGGTAGTTGGGTATATTAGTAGTCATTTGACTGTTATTACGAAAGAAGAAAGAAATCGGTTTGATAAAAAATTGTGGCTGCTCGTTCTCGGTGTGTTTGCAGCTGGAACAGTGATTATATTCTCTTTATTTGATACAGGTCGCTTTGTTTTTATAAAAATCGGTGAAGGACTCAGTTATGTTGCGGCGATAGTGGCAAGTAAGTCTGCGTTTCTATTCCAGTTTTTGGATTTTAATAAAGTGGAATTGCCAGATGATTCATCACCAATGGGGCAACAGCAAGAACAGTTGAATCAAATGGAGCAGGGAGATGCATCCTACTTAGAAAAGGTGTTACCGTTTATCTATTGGGGGATTGCGCTTATAATTGCGGCATTTGTGATTTTGCTAATCGTTCGTCACTTGAAAAAGCAGTTTTTGGTGCAACATCAAACAGGAGTACCAGAAGCGGTTAAGTATAGTGATCTTGATGATAATCGGCAAAAAGGAAAATCGTTCATGAATAAGCTGTTTGGAAATTATTTTAATAAACCTCACCATCCCATTCGAAAAATGGTATATCAATTTGAGAAGAATGCCGTCAAACATGGGTATGGTCGCAACACCTCGGAGACAGTGGAAGATTGGTTTAAACGGGTTGGAATACATGCCGATCTTGCTGTCTATCAAAGGGTCCGCTATGGTGAGAAACGTGTCACTGAAAACGATATTGCCGAATTAAAAGATCAACTGAAAGCGATAGAAGCAAATTTTTCCAGCACTGATTGACTTTCAATTGGATGCAGGTTATACTTCACTCATATGAGGTTTTCTAGGGTTCCGCAAACTTATTTGGTCTGGTCCAAGAGAAAACGCACGAACGTGTACACGGAGGGACAAAAGCCCGGGAGGATATCTATTAGATGGATATCATCCCGGGTTTATTTTATTTTCTTAAGGTTGTTTTCTAAGCAATTGTTGTTTTTGACACAATAGCTATAAACTGCGACGTAACTAGGATATTGCTGTCCCACCGTTCCGGAAATACACTACGCTTTCCGCGGGCGGCTGTTGAGCCTCCTCGTGCTGGGTGCTCGTCGCGTTGCAAGCAATTTCGGTGAAGTAGCGCTCCTCGCAACTCGAAGCTTACTCGGTGGAAGTTTCGCTCGTCGCACTGCGGGGTCTCACCTAGGCCTCTCTTCCCGCAGGAGTCTCCGTGTATTTCCTCCACTTATATTGTATTTACTACCAGTAACTGTAGGTGTATGTGTTCTATCAAGTCTCATCCTACAACTTTACTAGTCCGGGTGAGTGGAGGGTGGTGACTCCTCGAAAAAGTAAGGCACTTTTTCTTCGTGCGATGTAGTGCTGACGTAGCCTTCCTTGTCCTGCGGGAACAGCACGTGTCCGAAGACCCCGCAGTTGGAAAAGGAAGGTCGACTAAAACCGTCCTTTGCGGACAACGTCGACATACCCCTCGCCGGGGCAAGGAGGCTGAGGCCGTGCCCGCGGAAAGCATCCACCCGAAACGATCCCGGACGGCGGGAAATGAACGTACTTATAGAAAAGAGCCCAGCAGTTACTTCGCATTTTATATCGACTATGAAATTGAAAAGCAACAAACAAACAGCTTTTCTTAAACAGGGGGTATGTAAGAATGAAACGGGATTGGAATTTGGTGTTTATTGCTGGTTTGTTTGAAATTGGTTGGGTTGTTGGTTTAAAACATGCTTACAATCTTGGAACATGGGTATTAACGGCAATTGCGATATATGCAAGTATGCACTTTTTAATTGTCGCTTCTAAAAAATTACCAGTAGGAACGACCTATGCAGTATTCACTGGAATGGGGACTGCTGGAACCGTTATTTTTGATTTAACTGTATTTGGAGAACCATTTAATAGTATGAAAGTATTTTTAATTCTATTATTATTGTGCGGCGTAATTGGCCTTAAAATGATTACCGAAGAACCGGAGAATGAAGGTGAACATGAATGATGGCGTGGTTTTATTTGATAATTGCTGGTGCTGGTGAAGTTATTGGTGTAACAGGAATAAATAAGGTAAACAAAGAAAAAAATCTGAATGCTTTTGTAACGCTGTTTGGCGGATTTATCATGAGTTTTATTTTCTTATCCATTGCTATGGAGTCATTACCGATGAGCACAGCCTATGCTGTTTGGACAGGGATGGGGACAATTGGCAGTGCACTCGTTGGCATGTTTGTTTACGGGGAGTCGAAAGATTGGCGCAGGATTCTATTTATTGGTATGATTCTTTCCGCAGCTGTAGGCTTGAAGCTAATCTCTTAATATATGTTTATGATAAAGTGATTTCGGTTACACATAACTAACCAACTGTTAAAAGGAGTGCCGATATCATATGGAACTAATTGAAGAAATGGAAAAGTTGGAGAAAGTAAGAAAAGATAATACGAATAAAGTATTCACAATGTATTTGAATACAGATCCATCTGATCCAGAGCAACAAGGTGGGGAATGGAAAATACATTTTAAAAACGGATTGCAAAATTTTGAACACTATCTCGAGGAAGATGAAAATAAAGAGGAGTTAAAAAACTTTCAGCAGATTAGGCAAAAAGTAGAAAGATTTGTACGCGGCAATGAACAAAACTTTCGTAAAGGGATTATTCTCTTTGCGACTGCCGATGAAGAGGTATGGTTTGCCGAACGTGTACAAATGCGCTTGAAAACGGAATTCTTCTGGGGGAGTATTCCAGTTTTAGATCAGTTTAACCGGTTATACCAATCTTTTCCGAAATCGGGGCTTATTCTTGTACAACAGGATCAAGTGAAAGTCATCGAAGCTGAGATTGGTGAAATTACTGATACTGCTTACTATGAACTAGATATCGAAACGGATCATTGGCGACAATTTACTGGTCCTCATAAAGCAGATGCATCA
Coding sequences within:
- a CDS encoding DsbA family protein gives rise to the protein MNSKKSPFKFIVIITLIVIAIIVALIVISNKSSDSDSEEGKTFDNQPSTEGQPTYGDTDAPVSIVEFGDFMCPACKIWGENFFPQLVSDYVDSGEANISFVNVLFHGAQSELGSLAAESVYKQNPDAYWDFHQALFNEQPSEGHDNEWLTREKIMEVAEGVPKIDTEQLKEDLDNETAMDEVNKDTKLVNKFDVKLTPTIMVNGTTIEDPFDYDEIKNAIEDALEEGK
- a CDS encoding AAA family ATPase, yielding MDKLNQAKENLNGVIFGKEEVIDLLVIALLSQGHVLLESVPGTGKTKLAKSFAKVIDGKFSRVQFTPDVLPSDVTGIRFFNPKTQEFELRVGPVVTNILLADEINRATPKTQSSLLEVMEEYQTTIDGETVQVNTPFLVIATQNPVESNYGTFPLPEAQLDRFLFKIDLGYPTNEEEKRILHTYREDDPFEKLEASLSLEEIGSLQEEIKHVTVSEVVADYLLALVQHSRDHADVELGISPRGTLAFMRAAQARALIHSRDYVTPDDVKVLIPYVFEHRLILSMEGSIKKTSLQVVEEIIADVEVPVEVGVEQA
- a CDS encoding DUF58 domain-containing protein; protein product: MMWQKEFGSTNSKNNDYLLAAIVVLIAISFFFKKPVLFLLVGLFTAFLVLNKWYGKKIGEKLELKNNRQVIRLFPGDETKMTFEFQNRSIFPIVNGEFQFQTEPAIQATKYVESTSKYWNQFHMPLSVIGKGKVTITLPIQAEKRGTSRVKNIQYRFPHLFNFDTVTLKYNPFFYMEYVVFPKPLPVNGLELLSYVTPGSQQMNFSPFEDVQSPRGTRAYSYSDPFHRINWKASAKTQELQTNVYDRVVDMSYVFIVNLGIKQGHSNTGQLNKDLEKLLAYTAYLCQYATEKGIPYQIAINARKPGKTPYVVMPEGEGKTHYVQALEMLAHIHPQAMVVPFTQMLFRVGQNFSKPKTIIIIGELPVEANQIIDKWKQKHIFHVESTKDGAFMNRWAKDGLDHAK
- a CDS encoding DMT family transporter, with the protein product MKRDWNLVFIAGLFEIGWVVGLKHAYNLGTWVLTAIAIYASMHFLIVASKKLPVGTTYAVFTGMGTAGTVIFDLTVFGEPFNSMKVFLILLLLCGVIGLKMITEEPENEGEHE
- a CDS encoding DMT family transporter — translated: MAWFYLIIAGAGEVIGVTGINKVNKEKNLNAFVTLFGGFIMSFIFLSIAMESLPMSTAYAVWTGMGTIGSALVGMFVYGESKDWRRILFIGMILSAAVGLKLIS
- a CDS encoding VLRF1 family aeRF1-type release factor, producing MELIEEMEKLEKVRKDNTNKVFTMYLNTDPSDPEQQGGEWKIHFKNGLQNFEHYLEEDENKEELKNFQQIRQKVERFVRGNEQNFRKGIILFATADEEVWFAERVQMRLKTEFFWGSIPVLDQFNRLYQSFPKSGLILVQQDQVKVIEAEIGEITDTAYYELDIETDHWRQFTGPHKADASMGKGGKSLKQEDFQDRYEANKQRWYKSIAPKLDKRAKDNGWEEIYIVGGSDASWEIKAQMNKSVDQVIQKNLLEQEESKVLEDVFG